A window of the Verrucomicrobiia bacterium genome harbors these coding sequences:
- a CDS encoding type II toxin-antitoxin system RelE/ParE family toxin translates to MKAKSVEFLSVARLEVVEAYLWYAERELDVGERFLVAVALSESRIRQNPEWGTPHRRKTRKMRVEGFPYHIVYREEADKIVIYTVAHGKRKPDYWIDRL, encoded by the coding sequence ATGAAAGCAAAGTCCGTCGAGTTTCTCAGCGTCGCGCGGCTTGAGGTAGTGGAGGCTTATCTCTGGTATGCAGAGCGGGAACTGGATGTCGGAGAAAGGTTCTTGGTGGCGGTGGCGCTAAGTGAAAGCCGTATCCGGCAGAATCCTGAATGGGGCACGCCGCATCGCAGGAAAACGCGCAAGATGAGAGTTGAGGGGTTTCCCTATCACATCGTCTATCGCGAGGAAGCTGATAAAATAGTTATTTATACAGTGGCACATGGAAAACGAAAACCGGATTACTGGATCGACCGGTTATAG
- a CDS encoding valine--tRNA ligase yields MSEISKAYEPQAVEEKWYEFWLKHGCFTADPARVSEKRPAYSIVIPPPNVTGVLTMGHVLNNTIQDILARKARMDGKEVLWLPGTDHAGIATQNVVEKTLRKEGVIKHRDDLGREALVAKIWEWKHKYGGIIIQQLKKLGASCDWSRERFTMDPEYSKCVQSVFVDLYKKGHIYRGKRMVNWCPVSQTALSDEEVVMKEQKGFLYYFRVQVVELDGSPVKADSFKESSHPLARSHAPAAPKEGEEEAAPKFQPMVDADGNIWLTIATTRPETIPGDTAVAVNPKDPRYGKFIGKYIKRPLPVENQAPLPIIGDEHIDIAFGTGVLKVTPAHDKADYEIFQRIVQWSQTASSTSQFMWKLATMEPIEVIDAKGFMTEDAGAHLNGLERFKARKVSVEKLTELGFMEKEEPYTNNVGFSERADVPIEPRLSEQWFLKYPSVEKSRACVADGAMRFYPDRWAKVYDHWLGGIQDWCISRQLWWGHRVPVWYRGEDEVYCGLEAPEGEGWTQDPDVLDTWFSSWLWPFATMGWPEETETLKKFYPTTDLVTGPDIIFFWVARMIMAGYEYKGDLPFKNVYFTGIIRDKQGRKMSKSLGNSPDPLDLIAKYGADALRFGVMRAAPLGQDILFDEQNVELGRNFCNKLWNACRFRQMQGGAIETEINPQLLTSDDRWILIRLDQAIREVTQAFTDYRFSDATSALYRFFWSEYCDWYVEASKAAFFGEDAKLKANKLAVIDFVLANTIRLFHPFLPFITEELWHGMGYSKDMPENQGGTTLMFTTWPKPLSDEEKTYFGLDETADKAAAAKYELVSMGRNLRRELKLDPAKKLKFVFKPSGEMPTAEVEVLKLLLNAEAIKVNPSYLPPKGTPSSGNALGELFLPTAGLVDYGAERERLGKELEKTRTEITKVQDKLGNPNFTEKVPAKVLEEHKQRLVDWQAKEKQILSSLENLPE; encoded by the coding sequence ATGTCCGAGATTTCAAAAGCTTACGAGCCACAGGCAGTGGAAGAGAAGTGGTATGAGTTCTGGCTGAAGCATGGTTGCTTCACGGCGGATCCGGCGCGCGTTTCGGAAAAGCGCCCGGCCTACTCCATCGTCATCCCGCCGCCGAATGTGACGGGTGTACTCACGATGGGCCACGTGCTGAACAACACGATCCAGGACATCCTCGCCCGCAAGGCGCGCATGGATGGCAAGGAAGTGCTGTGGCTGCCGGGCACGGATCACGCGGGCATCGCCACGCAGAATGTGGTGGAGAAAACGCTGCGCAAGGAAGGCGTGATTAAGCATCGCGATGATCTCGGCCGCGAAGCGCTAGTGGCGAAGATCTGGGAGTGGAAGCACAAGTATGGCGGCATCATCATCCAGCAATTGAAGAAGCTCGGCGCTTCGTGCGATTGGTCGCGCGAACGTTTCACGATGGACCCGGAGTATTCCAAGTGCGTGCAGAGCGTGTTCGTGGACCTTTACAAGAAGGGCCACATCTATCGCGGCAAACGCATGGTGAACTGGTGCCCCGTCTCGCAGACCGCGCTCTCCGATGAGGAAGTGGTGATGAAGGAGCAGAAGGGTTTCCTCTATTATTTCCGCGTGCAAGTGGTGGAACTGGACGGCTCGCCGGTGAAGGCGGATTCGTTCAAGGAATCCTCGCATCCGCTGGCGCGCTCACATGCGCCCGCTGCGCCAAAGGAAGGTGAAGAGGAAGCTGCACCGAAATTTCAACCGATGGTGGATGCCGATGGAAACATCTGGCTCACGATTGCCACGACGCGTCCGGAAACGATTCCGGGTGACACGGCAGTGGCGGTGAATCCGAAAGATCCGCGTTACGGCAAGTTCATCGGCAAGTACATCAAGCGTCCGTTGCCGGTGGAGAATCAGGCGCCGTTGCCGATCATCGGTGATGAGCACATCGACATCGCGTTCGGCACGGGCGTGCTGAAGGTGACGCCCGCGCATGACAAGGCGGATTACGAAATCTTTCAGCGCATCGTGCAATGGTCGCAGACGGCTTCGTCCACGTCGCAGTTCATGTGGAAGCTTGCGACGATGGAGCCGATCGAGGTCATCGATGCGAAGGGTTTCATGACGGAAGATGCGGGTGCGCATCTGAATGGGCTGGAGCGTTTCAAGGCACGCAAGGTTTCCGTGGAGAAGCTCACAGAGCTGGGCTTCATGGAGAAAGAGGAGCCTTACACGAACAACGTGGGCTTCAGCGAACGCGCCGATGTGCCGATCGAGCCGCGCTTGAGCGAGCAGTGGTTCCTGAAATATCCGAGCGTGGAGAAATCTCGCGCGTGCGTAGCGGATGGCGCGATGCGTTTTTATCCGGATCGCTGGGCGAAGGTGTATGATCACTGGCTCGGTGGCATTCAGGATTGGTGCATCAGCCGCCAGCTCTGGTGGGGACATCGCGTGCCGGTGTGGTATCGCGGCGAGGATGAAGTTTACTGCGGTCTCGAAGCGCCGGAGGGCGAAGGCTGGACGCAAGACCCTGACGTGCTCGATACCTGGTTCAGCTCCTGGCTGTGGCCTTTCGCCACGATGGGCTGGCCGGAAGAAACCGAGACTCTCAAGAAATTCTATCCGACCACGGACCTCGTGACCGGGCCGGACATCATCTTCTTCTGGGTGGCGCGCATGATCATGGCGGGCTACGAATACAAAGGTGATCTGCCGTTCAAGAACGTGTATTTCACTGGCATCATCCGCGACAAACAAGGTCGCAAGATGTCGAAGTCGCTCGGCAACTCCCCAGACCCTCTGGACCTCATCGCGAAGTATGGCGCGGATGCGTTGCGCTTCGGCGTGATGCGCGCAGCCCCACTCGGACAGGATATTTTGTTCGATGAACAGAACGTCGAATTGGGCCGTAACTTCTGCAATAAGCTTTGGAACGCGTGCCGCTTTAGGCAAATGCAAGGCGGCGCGATAGAGACGGAAATCAATCCGCAACTGCTCACTTCAGACGATCGTTGGATCTTGATCCGTCTTGATCAAGCCATTCGCGAAGTCACACAGGCGTTCACGGATTATCGTTTCAGCGATGCCACCAGCGCGCTCTACCGCTTCTTCTGGAGCGAGTATTGCGACTGGTATGTGGAGGCATCGAAAGCTGCGTTCTTTGGCGAAGACGCGAAGCTTAAGGCGAACAAGCTCGCGGTCATCGATTTCGTTCTGGCGAATACGATCCGCCTGTTCCATCCGTTCCTGCCATTCATCACGGAAGAGCTGTGGCACGGCATGGGTTACTCGAAGGACATGCCGGAAAATCAAGGCGGCACGACGTTGATGTTCACCACTTGGCCCAAGCCCTTGAGCGACGAGGAAAAGACTTATTTCGGCCTCGACGAGACGGCGGACAAAGCCGCTGCGGCGAAATACGAACTCGTCTCGATGGGGCGCAACTTGCGTCGCGAGTTGAAGCTCGATCCAGCGAAGAAGCTGAAGTTCGTGTTCAAGCCTTCGGGCGAGATGCCGACTGCTGAAGTTGAAGTGTTGAAGCTGTTGCTCAATGCCGAGGCGATCAAGGTGAACCCCAGTTACTTGCCGCCGAAAGGCACGCCGTCCTCAGGCAATGCACTCGGCGAACTGTTCCTGCCGACTGCCGGTCTGGTGGATTACGGTGCTGAGCGTGAGCGCTTGGGCAAAGAACTCGAGAAAACCCGCACTGAGATCACGAAAGTGCAGGATAAACTGGGTAATCCGAATTTCACAGAAAAGGTTCCTGCGAAGGTTCTCGAAGAGCACAAGCAACGCCTCGTGGACTGGCAGGCGAAGGAGAAGCAGATCCTTTCGTCACTCGAAAACCTGCCGGAATAA